Below is a window of Pseudomonas monteilii DNA.
CGAGGATGAACAGCGCGGTGCCGCGCAACGGCTTGACCTTGACCAGATTGAGGCTGGTGGGCACGTACAGCGAATGCACGTATTCGCCGAACTTCATCACCTGCACACCACCGACCGCCACGTCGGCGGAGCGACGCAGCAGGTTGAACATGCTGATGCGGGTGTAACGGGCGAACCGTTCGTTGATCATTTCCAGGGTCGGCATGCGTCCACGGACGATCCGATCCTGACTGGTCAGGTCGTAGCTCTTGACGCTGCCCGGCTCGGTGGGCACATCGGTCTGCACCAGACCATCGTCCACCCCGTGCAACAGGGCGTCGATCTCATCCTGGGACAGCAGGTCCTGCACAGCCATCGGGTGCTCCTACTGCAATACGAAGTTGGTGAACAGCAGCTGATCCACGACCGGCTTGCCGACTTCCTTCTGCGCTACTTCCTGGACGACCACGGTGGCCTTCTGGCGTAGCATCTCCTGGCCGACCGGGCTGCCGGCCAGGGTGTCGAAGCCCTGCCCGGAGAACATCATCACCAGGTTGTTGCGAATCACCGGCATGTGCACCTTGAGCGCGTCCAGGTCGGCCTGGTTGCGCGCCTGCAAGGTGATGCTTACCTGCATGTAGCGCTGACGGCCGTTCTGGTTGAAGTTGACCACGAAGGCGGGGGTAAGTGCCTCGTAGATCGCCGCCGGCTTGGCGTTGGCCTGCGCCGGATCGGCAGCCGGGGCCGGTTCGCTCTTGTGCATGAAGAACCAGGTGGCGCCCACGGACAGGCCGACGGCCAGCAGCAGGCCAACGACCAGCAGCAGGATCAGCTTGAGCTTGCCCTTCTTGGCGCCGGGTTCTTTCGTGTCTTCGGTTTTTGCCATGCCAATAATCCGTCATCCAGCGAGGAGGTCGAGAGGAATGACGGGGGTCGAGCAAGTGTTATGCCAGGTCTGCTGATGGGGTGGATGCGGGGAGTGAAATGGGACTGGGGCGGTGGCTGCCAGGCGGTGATGGAACTTTGACAAGCTGGCGTCATGCCTGCCCAGCGTGCAGCGACGCCACCATCGCAATCGCGGGCAAGCCCGCTCCCACAGGGTGGTGCACGCTCCTGCTTCTTGGCAGCCTGCACTGGCTGGCCTGGATGGTGCAAACCCATGCTTCTTGGCAACCTTTACTGGCTTACCTGATGGTGCAAGCCCATGCTTCTTGGCCGCCTGCACTGGCCTCTGTGGGAGTCCGCTCGCCGCCTTGGCGCCGCGCTGTCGCGCAGAGAACATGGCGATAGGTAGCAGGATCCGAAGCTTTATTGCTAATCGATTTTAGGGCCGCTTTGCGGCCCATCGCGGCACTGGGGCCGCTCCTACACCCGTAGCCCCACCGCGGGGTTGCAGGCTACCACGGTCACCTGTGGGAGCGGCCCCAGCCGGGGCGCCGGACCGGCCGCGATTGGGCCCGCAGGGCCCACAAAATCCTGAAATTATTCCTTTTAAAATCAACAAGATATTTTATGTTCTATGAGAGCTGGCTTGCCAGCGATGAGGCCCGTACAGGCGACGCCTGGCAAGTCGGTGCCCCATGGGCTCGAGCAGAAGGCGTGATCGGACCGGCCCTTCTTTCTACGCGTAGTAATCCACCGCACTACTCCCCATCACCACCTGCCGCTCAGCCACCGTGCCCACCGCCTCGCGCTCCCCACCCTGCCCTTCGGCTTCCGCACGGCGGGCTGCCACGCCCGACAGACGTGTCTCGCCCTGCTGTTGCGCCTGCTGCTGTTGCTGGCTACGAGACTGGTCGGCCACGCTCACGTCCGGCTGGGCCAGGCCCTGCTGGGTGAACAGCTCGCGCAGCCGGTGCAGCTGGCTGTCGAGGGTGTCGCGCACGCCGGCATGGCCGCTGACGAAGGTGATCTGGGTCGCCTGGTCGGTGGCCATGTTCACACGGATGTCCAGGCGGCCCAGTTCGGCGGGTTCGAGCTGGATGTCGGCCGACTTGAGGTTCTGGCTGGACAGGTACATGACGCGATTGACCAGGCCTTCGCTCCAGGCGCTCTGGTTCAGGGCCAGCGGCTGCTGCAGCGGATTGCTCGGCAAGGCGGCTTCGGTCTTGTGGGGCACGGCCTGGGTCAGGGCGGCCAGGCGGTTGGCGAAATCGTCGACACGGGTGTCCTGGCCTGCACCCTTGATGTCTTTCAGACCGCTGTCGATCAGCGCACCGAAGGCCTTGTCACCTTGCTCGGACGCACCCGCCTCCCCCTCGGCAGCCAGGTCTAGCGTCGCCAAGGTATTGACGGCGCCCCGGCCATCCCCTGGAGAAGCGTCAGTTTCTTCACGGGCATGGGCCGAGGTGGTGCCCTGACGCTCGGCGCTGTGCTGCAGGGCCAGGCGCAAGGCCGGCAGGTCGGCCAGGGGGTCACCGCTGGGGTCGAACGACTCGCCTTCCGCCGCGTCTTCATCGCTGGTCGTGGCCTGAGGCGGCGCCAGGGGCAAGCCGGCGACCGCTTCGGCCTGGGCCTGCATCATCTGCGCCCCAGGCGGTGCATCGGTCACCTGGCCGGCCACCAGGCGCGCATCGGTCGAATCGACCGCAGCGGCATCGACCGTATCGCGCTCGTCGACCGGCAAGGACTTGCCGCCCTCAGCCGCCTGCGAGGCCTCGGCTTGCCGTCCATCCGCCTCGACCTTGCGCTCATCGCCGCGGGCCCGCTCGGGCGTGTCCGCACGCGGCGCAGCGCCTGGCTTGGCCTGTCGGGCCATGACCTGGTCGAAGCCCGAGGCACGGTCGTTGCCCGCCTGCGAGGCTTTTTCGGACGCGGTGGCGCGGGCAGTGACGGACGCGGTCGCAGGGCCGGTCTGCAACAGGGGATTGGACGCAACGGGCATTGAAACGGTCTCCGCGCCAGAAGGCTGAATGGCTCTGGCACAAAAGCAGGCAAAACTCGCGCCAGCTTGTCTCAGACCGCTGAAAATCGCTCGCGCTCGCCGCTGTAGAACCGCTGCACTTCCTGGTATTCCTGATCGATCTGGTTGATCAGGTCCTCGATGCCATACAAGGGCAATTGCCGGGTACGCTCCTCGAGCTGGCGGCACAGCTCGGCCAGGCCCACGGCCCCCATGTTGCTGCTGCTGCCCTTGAAGCTATGGGCCGCCTGGCCCAGCTCGCCCGCGTCCTTGGCATCGTGCAGCTGCGACAGACGCCGCTGGGAATCTTCCAGGAAGATCTCCAGCAGCTGAAGGTAGCCATCTTCCATGACGTCCCGCAGGTCGCTCAGGACCTTGTGATCGATATGATGCTCTGACACTTGTTCACTCCCTGACCAAGTCACTGACCCTGGGCGCCCCAGGCGAATTCCACACGGGCCCGACGCCCGCCATCGAGCCATTGCGCACGCTGGCTCAAGCGTTGTACCAGATCCAGGCCACGTCCGCTCAACCCACGCTGCGTGGGCACAGGCGCCAGCACACGCTGGACGTCGAAACCCTCGCCACTGTCGAGCACCTCGATCGTCAAGCGTCCCCCATCGTCCTTCGGTTCGACCTGCAGCGCAAGACGCACGAAGCCTTCAGGGACCGCCGCCAGTCGCAAGGCCCGTTGTCGATAGTACTCGGCGAACCCTGCAGCGTCGCGCTTGAGGGCCGAGTCGAGCTTCAGCACGCCATGCTCCAGGGCATTGGAATACAGCTCCGTCAGCACGCTGTGCAAGGCGCCGCTGCATGCGCGCAGCCCGGGCACCGCCTGCAGCAGTTGCAGCAGGAACGGAATCGGGTTGAGCTGTTGCAGGCTCTCGTCGCACACCTCGAAGGACAACGACCAGCGCGACGAGGCCGAAACGCCTCGGCGTGCCGCACCGAGCACCGAAGGCGGCGCATGCTCGGGTTCCGCCAGACGGATGTCGACCAGGCTGACATCGTCCCGTGCATGCCCACCGAAGGTCGCCAGGGCCTGAACCACATGATCGAGCGAGGAGCCGCCCACCTCGCTGGCGCTCAGGGCGGCCTGCAACTGCTCCACACCGAAAGGCCGATCCTGGGCATCC
It encodes the following:
- a CDS encoding histidine kinase, whose amino-acid sequence is MSEHHIDHKVLSDLRDVMEDGYLQLLEIFLEDSQRRLSQLHDAKDAGELGQAAHSFKGSSSNMGAVGLAELCRQLEERTRQLPLYGIEDLINQIDQEYQEVQRFYSGERERFSAV
- a CDS encoding flagellar basal body-associated protein FliL, translating into MAKTEDTKEPGAKKGKLKLILLLVVGLLLAVGLSVGATWFFMHKSEPAPAADPAQANAKPAAIYEALTPAFVVNFNQNGRQRYMQVSITLQARNQADLDALKVHMPVIRNNLVMMFSGQGFDTLAGSPVGQEMLRQKATVVVQEVAQKEVGKPVVDQLLFTNFVLQ
- a CDS encoding flagellar hook-length control protein, with amino-acid sequence MPVASNPLLQTGPATASVTARATASEKASQAGNDRASGFDQVMARQAKPGAAPRADTPERARGDERKVEADGRQAEASQAAEGGKSLPVDERDTVDAAAVDSTDARLVAGQVTDAPPGAQMMQAQAEAVAGLPLAPPQATTSDEDAAEGESFDPSGDPLADLPALRLALQHSAERQGTTSAHAREETDASPGDGRGAVNTLATLDLAAEGEAGASEQGDKAFGALIDSGLKDIKGAGQDTRVDDFANRLAALTQAVPHKTEAALPSNPLQQPLALNQSAWSEGLVNRVMYLSSQNLKSADIQLEPAELGRLDIRVNMATDQATQITFVSGHAGVRDTLDSQLHRLRELFTQQGLAQPDVSVADQSRSQQQQQAQQQGETRLSGVAARRAEAEGQGGEREAVGTVAERQVVMGSSAVDYYA